The proteins below come from a single Caenibius sp. WL genomic window:
- a CDS encoding DUF6766 family protein, translating into MSTEQERAAGKWGILGKYAYGWITLIFFAGSLFLHWYFGWKSYLAETSAHGQLADFSEYSAQMLRDTFENWQSEFLQLLWQVVGLAYFLYLGSPASKENDDRLEAKIDALIRMQGGEEGERLLEQIDEVYLRTHGHARPHAHGEQPGKG; encoded by the coding sequence ATGTCCACTGAGCAGGAACGGGCGGCCGGAAAGTGGGGGATTCTGGGGAAATACGCCTACGGCTGGATTACACTGATCTTCTTTGCGGGCTCTCTTTTCCTTCATTGGTACTTCGGATGGAAATCCTATCTCGCGGAAACATCCGCACATGGGCAACTGGCCGATTTCAGCGAATATTCCGCGCAGATGTTGCGGGATACGTTCGAGAACTGGCAATCGGAATTCCTGCAACTGCTCTGGCAAGTGGTGGGGCTGGCCTATTTCCTTTATCTCGGATCGCCCGCATCGAAGGAAAACGACGACCGGCTGGAAGCGAAGATCGACGCGCTGATCCGTATGCAAGGGGGCGAGGAAGGGGAACGTCTCCTCGAACAGATCGATGAGGTATACCTGCGCACGCACGGCCACGCCCGGCCGCATGCTCACGGCGAACAACCGGGTAAGGGGTAG
- a CDS encoding CinA family protein, with product MQASGAGLLRSTGKGVPMADGDPVQTATRLLKELNACEWRVMTVESCTGGLVSAILTNIPGCSHAFERGLVTYSNEAKHELAGVDPGLIEEFGPVSSQVAQAMASGGLAASNAHLALALTGYADDNEGEDKAGTVYVAVATADGTERWRLFDFASEQRDAVRNAAAHAVMQLALDVLLEKNPA from the coding sequence GTGCAGGCATCGGGTGCGGGCCTGCTCCGTTCAACAGGCAAGGGCGTTCCGATGGCCGATGGCGATCCCGTTCAGACAGCAACCCGTTTGCTCAAGGAGTTGAACGCCTGTGAGTGGCGGGTGATGACGGTGGAGAGTTGCACCGGCGGGCTGGTATCCGCAATCCTGACGAACATTCCCGGATGCTCCCACGCTTTCGAGCGCGGACTGGTAACCTATTCCAACGAGGCGAAGCACGAGCTTGCCGGTGTCGATCCCGGCTTGATCGAGGAATTCGGGCCTGTGTCGTCGCAAGTGGCGCAAGCCATGGCCAGCGGCGGGCTGGCGGCATCCAACGCCCATCTTGCCCTTGCCCTCACCGGCTATGCCGATGACAACGAAGGGGAGGACAAGGCCGGAACCGTTTACGTGGCGGTTGCGACTGCCGACGGAACGGAAAGATGGCGCCTGTTCGATTTTGCCAGTGAACAGCGTGATGCCGTCCGCAACGCAGCGGCGCATGCGGTGATGCAACTGGCCCTAGACGTTCTGCTCGAAAAGAACCCGGCCTGA
- a CDS encoding DNA topoisomerase IB has product MHYVHADQPGISRKALKRGWAYYDEHGHRITDREEIDRLNAIALPPAYSDAWFSPSPDAHLLATGRDARGRKQYRYHPRFRSRKERQKYANCLCFGQALPALRKRVAKDLRQRKLTMERAVAALVRLLDCGHIRVGNEHYAKSNGSYGACTLLMRHVDHRGTGLRIRYRGKGGKEQELEIDDRSLARFVRDMQDLPGQRLFQFLDSDGNLQTVGSTDVNDYIRAAMGDAFTAKDFRTWGASVAAFEALVETDGELSPQAMAEIVAGRLGNTPIIARKSYIHPKLLEFAGKPPTASRKRRLKLLRGTRWLSPAERGLLKFLS; this is encoded by the coding sequence ATGCACTATGTCCATGCGGATCAGCCCGGCATTTCCCGCAAGGCCTTGAAGCGGGGATGGGCCTATTACGACGAGCATGGCCATCGCATAACCGACCGGGAAGAGATCGACCGGCTTAACGCGATTGCCCTGCCACCCGCCTATAGCGATGCCTGGTTCAGCCCTTCGCCGGACGCCCATCTGCTGGCGACAGGCCGCGATGCGAGAGGGCGCAAGCAATACCGCTACCACCCCCGATTTCGATCCCGGAAAGAGCGCCAGAAGTATGCCAATTGCCTGTGCTTCGGCCAAGCCCTGCCCGCTTTGCGCAAACGCGTTGCCAAGGATCTGCGCCAGCGCAAACTGACGATGGAGCGCGCAGTCGCCGCACTGGTCCGCCTGCTGGATTGCGGGCATATCCGCGTCGGCAACGAACACTACGCGAAAAGCAACGGCAGCTACGGCGCCTGCACATTGCTGATGCGCCACGTCGATCATCGCGGCACCGGATTGCGGATTCGCTATCGCGGGAAAGGCGGCAAGGAGCAGGAACTTGAAATCGACGACCGCAGCCTTGCACGGTTCGTGCGCGACATGCAGGATTTGCCCGGCCAGCGCCTGTTCCAGTTTCTCGACTCGGACGGCAATCTGCAAACCGTGGGCTCTACGGATGTGAACGACTACATCCGTGCCGCCATGGGCGACGCTTTCACCGCCAAGGATTTCCGCACCTGGGGAGCGAGCGTGGCAGCGTTCGAGGCGCTGGTGGAGACGGACGGCGAGCTAAGCCCCCAGGCCATGGCCGAAATCGTCGCCGGCCGTCTGGGCAACACCCCGATCATCGCCCGCAAGTCCTATATTCATCCCAAACTGCTCGAATTTGCCGGAAAGCCTCCAACGGCCAGCCGGAAGCGCAGACTCAAGTTGCTGCGCGGCACACGCTGGCTATCGCCCGCCGAACGCGGACTGTTAAAGTTCCTGAGCTAG
- a CDS encoding SDR family oxidoreductase: MVAKVAPVPEGKLPGHESKLTPKPEWEPKYPGSGRLAGKVALITGADSGIGRAVAALFAREGANVAIAYLSEHDDAEETARIVEEEGSKAIFLSGDLGDPKFCEQVVAKTIKAFGQLDILVNNAGEQHPDQEIEDISDEQLQRTFQTNIFSMFYLVRAARPHLKKGAAIINCTSVVNYKGSEELLDYSSSKGAITAFTRSLSANLIEHGIRVNAVAPGPIWTPLNPCGGASKEKMKTFGKNTPMKRPGQPNEVAPSFLFLACDDASYMSGQVLHPNGGTIVNG; the protein is encoded by the coding sequence ATGGTTGCGAAAGTCGCCCCGGTGCCGGAAGGAAAGTTGCCGGGCCATGAGAGCAAACTGACTCCCAAGCCCGAATGGGAACCGAAGTATCCCGGTTCCGGCAGGCTGGCGGGCAAAGTCGCGCTGATTACGGGCGCGGACAGCGGTATCGGACGTGCGGTTGCGGCTCTTTTCGCGCGCGAAGGCGCCAATGTGGCGATCGCCTATCTTTCCGAACATGACGATGCGGAAGAAACGGCTCGTATTGTCGAGGAGGAGGGGAGCAAGGCCATCTTTCTCTCCGGCGATCTCGGTGATCCGAAATTCTGCGAGCAGGTGGTCGCCAAGACGATCAAGGCGTTCGGGCAGCTGGATATCCTCGTCAACAACGCGGGCGAACAGCACCCCGATCAGGAGATTGAAGACATTTCAGACGAGCAGTTGCAGCGGACTTTCCAGACAAACATCTTTTCGATGTTCTACCTGGTCCGCGCCGCGCGCCCGCATTTGAAAAAGGGGGCGGCGATCATCAATTGCACCAGTGTGGTGAATTACAAAGGGTCGGAGGAACTGCTCGACTATTCGAGCAGCAAAGGCGCCATCACTGCTTTCACCCGCTCGCTTTCCGCCAACCTGATCGAACACGGCATCCGCGTGAACGCGGTGGCGCCCGGGCCGATCTGGACGCCTCTCAACCCCTGCGGCGGGGCGAGTAAGGAAAAGATGAAGACGTTCGGCAAGAATACGCCAATGAAACGCCCCGGCCAGCCGAACGAAGTCGCCCCCAGTTTCCTGTTCCTCGCTTGCGATGACGCCAGCTACATGTCGGGGCAGGTGCTGCACCCCAACGGTGGAACGATCGTCAACGGCTGA
- a CDS encoding UdgX family uracil-DNA binding protein (This protein belongs to the uracil DNA glycosylase superfamily, members of which act in excision repair of DNA. However, it belongs more specifically to UdgX branch, whose founding member was found to bind uracil in DNA (where it does not belong), without cleaving it, appears to promote DNA repair by a pathway involving RecA, rather than base excision.) — MSFRTLDQLYRALEQDESGHLAHFSPTLVRGEGARHAALMLIGEQPGDVEDQQQRPFVGPAGRVLDACLDELGADRSSLFFTNAVKRFKYVQRGKRRLHQPPTLGEIKHYRWWLCEEVRLVDPKVIVALGGTALVALTGKRTIKPVRGKVLAWDGRKLVPTVHPSYLLRVRDEADRHEERERFTRDLAVAIKAATQAC, encoded by the coding sequence ATGAGTTTTAGAACGCTGGATCAGTTGTATCGCGCGCTGGAGCAGGACGAAAGCGGCCACCTCGCTCATTTCAGCCCCACGCTTGTCAGAGGGGAAGGGGCAAGGCACGCCGCGCTCATGCTGATCGGGGAACAGCCCGGCGATGTGGAGGACCAGCAGCAGCGCCCTTTTGTTGGCCCAGCAGGCAGAGTGCTGGATGCCTGCCTCGATGAGCTTGGTGCGGACCGGTCCAGCCTGTTCTTCACCAATGCCGTGAAGCGTTTCAAATATGTCCAGCGGGGGAAGCGGCGGCTGCATCAGCCCCCGACGCTGGGTGAGATCAAGCATTACCGGTGGTGGCTGTGCGAGGAAGTGCGCCTTGTCGATCCCAAGGTGATTGTCGCTCTGGGCGGGACAGCCCTGGTCGCTCTCACCGGGAAGCGCACGATCAAGCCGGTGCGCGGCAAGGTTCTGGCCTGGGATGGGCGCAAACTGGTGCCCACGGTCCACCCGAGCTACCTGCTTCGCGTGCGCGATGAGGCGGACAGGCATGAAGAGCGGGAACGCTTCACCCGGGATCTGGCAGTGGCGATCAAGGCAGCCACGCAGGCCTGCTGA
- a CDS encoding low affinity iron permease family protein — translation MTRFFTRIAGRIAFLAGQPSAFLLALLIVAVWAACGPFLNFSETWQLVINTGTTIITFLMIFLVQNSQNRDAAALQAKLDELIRVAAGAENTFIGIEHLTEEQIEAIRRKLEQDYGVDADHGGMHATIRRLQSRH, via the coding sequence ATGACGCGTTTTTTCACTCGTATCGCGGGCCGCATCGCCTTTCTGGCGGGGCAGCCGTCCGCTTTTCTGCTCGCCTTGCTGATCGTTGCCGTTTGGGCGGCATGCGGGCCGTTTCTCAATTTCTCCGAGACATGGCAGCTGGTGATTAACACAGGGACCACGATCATCACCTTCCTGATGATCTTCCTGGTCCAGAACTCGCAGAACCGCGATGCGGCAGCGCTTCAGGCCAAGCTCGACGAATTGATCCGGGTGGCGGCAGGCGCGGAGAACACCTTCATCGGTATCGAGCATCTGACCGAGGAGCAGATCGAAGCGATCCGCCGTAAACTGGAACAGGATTACGGGGTCGACGCAGACCATGGCGGCATGCACGCAACCATCCGGCGTCTCCAGTCCCGCCATTGA